The genomic interval CCGCAAATTGCGCTTTCACGAAACGGACGAGTCGAAATCCAGACCTCGAAAAGTGCTCAATCCTAGTGATGAATGGGATCACAAGGGTCTTGCCTGGCGTGCGGTCGCCTGATCGAACACCAACTGTTCAGAGCGGAGCTCTTGTGAGCGGTTTCTCCCCCAAACCGGCAGGGTGCGGTAGAATTCTGTCAGTCTGCCTAACGTGATTTTTTGAGCGCACCTGATCCCCGCGACGCCATGACGACGCCCCTGCCGGACGCACAACCCGAAGACGCGCTTGCACCGGACGAGTTTCTTCCGGTGCGCGCGACGACGGTAGTGCCCGGGTCGCCCATGGATGACTGCCTGCGGGCCGCCTTTGAATTCAGTGCGTCGCCAATGTTGGTGGTACGCGCAGCGGATGGGCATGTCTTGACGACAAATGTCCGCCTGCGGGAGTGGATGGCAACCGCCTCGCCGCGCGCTTCCTGCCACGCGATCGAAGAATTCCTGACGAACGAATCATGGCTCGAACTGCGACGGCTCCCGACCGACCTGACTGGGCTCCCGCGCACGACTTCCGTACGGTTACGTTCGTCCGATCAAGGAATTCCTGAAATAGCCGTGTCCGTGCATCGTCATGGCGAGCCCGGCGATGAAGCGTTGCTGATCGTATTTCCGGCGACCTTCGATGTGATCGTGCCGCCGCCAGCCAACGATGTCGATCCGTTGACTGGCCTGACAAATCGCAATGAATTCGATCGACGGCTCAAGCTGGCCATCGAACGCGTTCAGCGCGAGGGCCGCCCGCACTTTGCGCTGCTGTTCATCGATCTCGACGCGTTTAAGCCGGTCAACGATCAATTCGGCCACGCCGTGGGGGACCGCGTGTTGGCCGCTGTCGCTCGACGACTGGCGGCCGGCGTGCGACCGGGTGACGTGCTCTCGCGCCGCGGCGGTGATGAGTTCACCGTCCTCGTGGATTCGATCGACGAGGCCGGCGAGGCCCGGCGCATTGCCGAACGACTTTGGTCGCGCGCGATGGAGCCGTTCGAGGTCGACGGCCATTTCCTGCATGTCGGCGCCAGCATCGGATTTGTGCTGGGAGATGGTACGATCGACAACCCCGCGGCCATGATCGAAGCGGCGGATCGGGCGATGTACGCCGCGAAGCGCGCCGGACGGCCGATGGTTCACTCCGTCAAGTAGAGGATTTCGCAGCAATATGCCTCCTGCTTCGCGACGCGTGTTGGTGACCGGCGGCGCCGGCTTTCTCGGGTCGCATCTTTGCGACCGCTTGATCGCCGACGGTCACGAGGTGCTGTGCCTCGACAACTTCTTTACCGGCTGCAAAGAAAACGTCGTCCACTTGCTGGGGAATCCTCGCTTCGAGTTGATTCGGCACGACGTCGTGGAGCCGATCTTGCTCGAAGTCGAATGGGTCTTCAATCTCGCATGCCCGGCGTCACCCATTCACTATCAACACAACCCCATCAAGACGATCAAGACCTCGGTCGTCGGTGCGATCAACATGCTGGGCCTGGCCAAACGGGTCGGCGCACGCATCTTGCAAGCCAGCACCAGCGAGGTCTACGGCGACCCCGAGATGCATCCGCAGCACGAATCGTATTGGGGACGTGTGAATCCGATCGGCATCCGCGCCTGTTACGACGAGGGGAAACGCTGCGCCGAGGCGTTGTTCATGGACTACCACCGCAGCAATCGCGTCGACACGCGCATCGCGAGGATCTTCAACACGTATGGTCCGCGGATGGCGTTCGACGACGGCCGCGTGGTGAGCAACTTCATCCGCCAGGCGCTGTTGGGAGAACCGCTCACCATCTACGGCGACGGCAGCCAGACGCGATCGTTCTGCTACGTCGACGACCTAGTAGACGGGCTCGTCAAGTTGATGGACTATGATGGCGGCGACTGCCACGAACCGCACAACTTGGGAAATCCCGTCGAATTCACGATGCTGCAACTCGCGGAAATGGTGCGAGACCGCATTCAACCGGGCCTGGCGATTGAGCGTCGGCAGCTGCCGCAAGACGATCCCAAACAACGTCGCCCCGACATCGGCCGCGCCGAACAGCATCTCGGCTGGCATCCAAGCATCGGTTTGGAAGCAGGCATCACAGCGACGATCGCCGAATTTCGACAACGCGTACCTAAGTAACGTCATCTTCGCCAACCTGCTCATCTTGAACTGAACTCGCGAGTGCCATCACGTGTCCCTGACGAAACTGACTGCCGAACCGATTATCAGCGTATCCGGATTGCGGGGCGTCATCGGCGAATCACTCGACGGCGATGTGGCGGCCCGGTTCACCGCGGCGTACTTGACGACGCTCCCGGACGGGCCCATTGTCGTGACGCGCGACGGCCGCGCGAGCGGTCCCATGTTGGCGGCGGCGATCGAGCAAATGCTGATCCGCCACGGACGCGTCTGCCTGCAAGCGGACGTGGCCGCCACGCCGACCACGGGCGTCCTAGTGCGTGAGCTCAAGGCGGCCGGCGGCATACAGATTTCCGCCAGCCACAATCCGCCGCAGTACAACGGGATCAAGCTCTTCTCCGGCGCGGGTCAGGTGATCTCCGCGCAGGATGGCAAGCAAGTCATCGACCAATACCGCGC from Planctomycetia bacterium carries:
- a CDS encoding GGDEF domain-containing protein, translating into MTTPLPDAQPEDALAPDEFLPVRATTVVPGSPMDDCLRAAFEFSASPMLVVRAADGHVLTTNVRLREWMATASPRASCHAIEEFLTNESWLELRRLPTDLTGLPRTTSVRLRSSDQGIPEIAVSVHRHGEPGDEALLIVFPATFDVIVPPPANDVDPLTGLTNRNEFDRRLKLAIERVQREGRPHFALLFIDLDAFKPVNDQFGHAVGDRVLAAVARRLAAGVRPGDVLSRRGGDEFTVLVDSIDEAGEARRIAERLWSRAMEPFEVDGHFLHVGASIGFVLGDGTIDNPAAMIEAADRAMYAAKRAGRPMVHSVK
- a CDS encoding UDP-glucuronic acid decarboxylase family protein; amino-acid sequence: MPPASRRVLVTGGAGFLGSHLCDRLIADGHEVLCLDNFFTGCKENVVHLLGNPRFELIRHDVVEPILLEVEWVFNLACPASPIHYQHNPIKTIKTSVVGAINMLGLAKRVGARILQASTSEVYGDPEMHPQHESYWGRVNPIGIRACYDEGKRCAEALFMDYHRSNRVDTRIARIFNTYGPRMAFDDGRVVSNFIRQALLGEPLTIYGDGSQTRSFCYVDDLVDGLVKLMDYDGGDCHEPHNLGNPVEFTMLQLAEMVRDRIQPGLAIERRQLPQDDPKQRRPDIGRAEQHLGWHPSIGLEAGITATIAEFRQRVPK